The proteins below are encoded in one region of Coleofasciculus chthonoplastes PCC 7420:
- a CDS encoding cobalt-precorrin-8X methylmutase codes for MNPLNHPILEQSFAIIDQEIGEHRFTPDEYAIVRRVIHSTADFEFAKLIYFSPEVITLGITAIQNKVPIITDVGMVKQGITGMVSKTFGNLVMAAVEQASVALPGKTRTETGLLSCYRQFPEAIYVFGNAPTALLALCAELQQASVKPALVIGAPVGFISVVEAKEALAKIPIPQIRINGRKGGSPVAAAILNALMILAWENS; via the coding sequence ATGAACCCGCTAAATCATCCAATTCTAGAGCAAAGTTTCGCTATCATTGACCAAGAGATTGGTGAACATAGGTTCACGCCGGATGAATATGCTATTGTCCGGCGGGTGATTCATAGTACTGCTGATTTTGAATTTGCTAAACTGATTTATTTTAGCCCAGAGGTAATTACATTAGGAATTACAGCTATTCAGAATAAAGTCCCGATTATTACTGATGTGGGTATGGTTAAACAGGGAATTACGGGAATGGTGAGTAAGACGTTTGGGAATCTGGTAATGGCGGCGGTTGAACAAGCATCGGTGGCGCTTCCTGGTAAGACGCGCACGGAAACGGGTTTATTAAGTTGTTATCGTCAGTTTCCGGAAGCTATTTATGTGTTTGGTAATGCGCCGACTGCACTCTTAGCATTATGTGCTGAGTTACAACAAGCTTCAGTAAAACCAGCTTTGGTTATTGGCGCACCTGTGGGGTTTATTTCTGTCGTAGAAGCAAAAGAAGCTTTAGCAAAAATCCCAATTCCACAAATAAGGATTAATGGGCGCAAAGGGGGTTCTCCTGTCGCGGCGGCGATTCTTAATGCTTTAATGATCTTAGCCTGGGAAAATTCGTGA
- a CDS encoding bifunctional cobalt-precorrin-7 (C(5))-methyltransferase/cobalt-precorrin-6B (C(15))-methyltransferase: protein MTNDIHVVGIGLEGAAGLTESVRQLVERATLLVGSDRVLGYFPEHPAHRLVLGDLTQVIREIRRQLAKNEPNCCIIVLVSGDPLFFGLGRLLLAELPPEHLTFHPHVSAVQLAFSRVKVPWQDAVTISSHGRSLERLTQALQQGTDKIAVLTDKINTPSAIANLLLDLDLPCEYQFWLCENLGGTDERVRCLPVDAVHLEAIAPLNVVILLRQSEPSDTPLDVATLPILGLSDHSFASFRDRPGLMTKREIRTLILAELSLQPEQIIWDIGAGTGSVSIEIARLSPTSHVYAIEKTAMGTALIEQNCRRLQVTNVTSIYGTAPDILSQLPTPQRVFIGGSGGNLLAILERTQAQLGDNGIVVLALATLEHLNQAVNWFSDRGWTYRLLQVQLSRSIPVAQLTRFTPLNPVTIIQAMRSDTINNL from the coding sequence ATGACAAATGACATTCATGTAGTCGGAATTGGTTTAGAGGGTGCGGCGGGACTGACAGAATCCGTGCGACAATTAGTAGAACGAGCGACGCTATTAGTGGGGAGCGATCGCGTCTTGGGTTACTTCCCTGAACATCCCGCACACCGCTTGGTTTTGGGGGATTTGACGCAGGTAATCCGGGAGATTCGTCGCCAGTTGGCTAAGAATGAGCCAAATTGCTGTATCATCGTGTTAGTGAGTGGCGATCCTTTGTTTTTTGGCTTGGGACGTTTGTTATTAGCTGAATTGCCACCTGAACATCTCACGTTTCATCCCCATGTCAGTGCGGTACAATTAGCATTTAGTCGGGTGAAAGTCCCTTGGCAAGATGCGGTAACGATTAGCAGTCACGGGCGTTCTTTAGAACGGTTAACCCAAGCGCTACAACAGGGAACCGACAAAATTGCCGTGCTGACGGATAAAATAAATACGCCGAGTGCGATCGCAAATCTATTACTTGATCTGGATTTACCCTGTGAGTACCAGTTTTGGCTGTGTGAAAACCTGGGTGGAACCGATGAACGGGTGCGATGTTTGCCTGTGGATGCGGTACACTTAGAAGCGATCGCGCCGCTGAATGTGGTGATTCTCCTGCGTCAGTCTGAACCGAGTGATACTCCCCTAGATGTCGCCACATTACCTATTTTAGGGCTATCGGATCACAGTTTTGCCAGTTTTCGCGATCGCCCCGGTTTAATGACTAAGCGAGAAATCCGTACTCTGATTTTAGCGGAACTATCCCTACAACCGGAACAAATTATCTGGGATATTGGTGCAGGAACGGGTTCCGTCTCCATTGAAATTGCCCGATTATCGCCTACGTCTCACGTCTATGCGATCGAAAAAACGGCAATGGGAACGGCTTTAATTGAACAAAATTGCCGCCGTTTACAGGTTACGAATGTCACCTCTATTTATGGTACAGCACCGGATATATTATCTCAACTGCCCACCCCCCAGCGGGTGTTTATTGGCGGAAGTGGCGGGAATTTATTGGCGATTTTAGAACGAACCCAGGCACAATTAGGAGATAATGGCATAGTAGTGTTAGCCTTAGCCACCTTAGAACACCTGAATCAAGCAGTCAACTGGTTTAGCGATCGCGGTTGGACGTATCGATTATTACAGGTTCAGCTTTCCCGTTCCATTCCCGTCGCCCAACTCACTCGTTTTACCCCCCTAAATCCGGTGACGATTATTCAAGCTATGCGATCGGATACAATAAATAATTTGTAG
- a CDS encoding DUF4168 domain-containing protein: protein MITSYCNHPHVPRFSRPLIVAALTSLGLLSGFIPELSRQSLSLDFSRAVYAQQAVTEAEVTNYARAVLAMEPLRQVAYNEIKKIVNGNIPDIQCHRSETINQLPSQEARKIANTYCNQALALVNNYLTPSRFNQITRLAEKDGNLRQRIQDALQRQQESSQR, encoded by the coding sequence ATGATCACGTCCTACTGTAATCACCCTCATGTGCCTCGTTTCTCTCGTCCACTTATTGTAGCTGCACTAACCAGCTTAGGTTTACTGTCTGGGTTCATTCCCGAACTTTCGCGACAGTCCCTAAGTTTGGACTTCAGCCGTGCTGTCTATGCTCAACAAGCTGTTACCGAGGCGGAGGTTACCAACTATGCTAGAGCAGTTTTAGCCATGGAACCCTTGCGCCAAGTTGCCTATAACGAAATTAAAAAAATCGTAAATGGCAACATTCCTGATATCCAGTGTCATCGCTCAGAAACCATCAATCAACTGCCGTCTCAGGAGGCGCGAAAAATTGCCAATACTTATTGTAACCAAGCGTTAGCGCTGGTCAATAATTATTTAACCCCCTCCCGATTCAATCAAATTACACGTCTGGCGGAAAAAGATGGTAATTTACGACAGCGGATTCAAGATGCATTACAAAGACAGCAAGAATCCAGCCAACGATAA
- a CDS encoding AAA family ATPase, producing the protein MFLAKFRLYNYKSFRDSGWLEFAPGINIIVGQNNSGKTALLEALTLNFKNVPHRSLRMLPNSDSRLDDESRVEVIVTLSKAEFIDFINKLPDHSFGILPHNHQKLQEFVGFFYEWLYSSKDINIQANQAGDSYIEDNDIQITDINTSIKLYHVTNNNRDSLLLTSHQTKIIYFELLEDNKLNIGNEITVEGDKKYIWITVFNKFKYRIYRFYAERPTRSVCASGSSRYLQSDASNLPEVINKLEERGNRKVFDKLNEYASKIFPEIQEFSVRNIKRKEKPSLFSSSIEILVWSKDAAENDREDLAIPLSACGTGIGQVLAILYVVITSQQPRTIIIDEPQSFLHPGAAKKLIEILKEFPQHQYFIATHSPMIIAAANPSTIVKLRYEEGESKAEVMNLDDIKEQRSLLTDLGVRLSDIFGMDNILWVEGETEENCFPMILEKLATTSSLRELQILRVRKVGDFQHKSTKATDNIFYIYDHLSSRISLFPDQMRFLFDRENKSNAEIAKLERERPNLFFLPRCMYENYLLNPRAITSIINDEYEGCKNLTPEEVEAAKVSEADVEQKIADNKSKKRYFDSKEFQDEKLKNSDWVDQTINAAKLLKDLFSELSENRIEFRKTRHSLKLTEWLLEHEPEQMIELAEFLQKVIEGNRVQD; encoded by the coding sequence ATGTTTCTGGCTAAGTTTCGATTGTATAATTATAAGTCGTTTCGCGATTCGGGTTGGTTGGAGTTTGCGCCCGGTATCAATATTATTGTCGGACAGAATAATTCTGGCAAGACGGCGCTGTTGGAGGCGCTGACGCTGAATTTTAAGAATGTGCCGCATCGGAGTTTGAGAATGTTACCTAATTCAGATTCACGATTAGATGATGAATCGAGGGTAGAAGTTATAGTAACTTTATCCAAGGCGGAATTTATTGATTTCATAAATAAATTACCTGATCATTCCTTTGGGATATTGCCGCACAATCATCAAAAATTACAAGAATTCGTTGGTTTTTTTTATGAATGGCTATACAGTTCTAAAGATATTAATATTCAAGCTAATCAAGCCGGAGATTCATATATTGAAGATAATGATATACAAATCACTGATATCAATACTTCTATAAAACTTTACCATGTTACAAATAACAATCGGGATAGCCTATTGCTAACAAGTCATCAAACAAAAATAATTTATTTTGAGTTACTAGAGGATAATAAATTAAATATTGGCAATGAAATAACTGTTGAGGGAGATAAAAAATACATTTGGATTACGGTATTTAATAAGTTTAAATACCGTATATATCGTTTTTATGCTGAACGTCCCACTCGGTCAGTATGTGCTTCTGGAAGTAGCCGATATCTTCAATCTGACGCATCTAATCTTCCTGAAGTTATCAATAAATTAGAGGAGAGAGGAAATCGAAAAGTATTTGATAAGTTGAATGAGTATGCATCAAAGATTTTTCCAGAAATACAAGAATTTTCTGTTCGTAATATAAAGCGCAAAGAAAAACCATCGCTGTTCTCTTCTTCAATAGAAATTTTAGTATGGTCGAAAGATGCTGCTGAAAATGATAGAGAAGATTTAGCGATTCCTCTTTCAGCTTGTGGGACTGGAATTGGTCAGGTATTAGCAATTCTATACGTAGTTATTACCTCCCAACAACCTCGAACTATTATAATTGATGAACCCCAATCCTTCCTGCATCCGGGTGCAGCGAAGAAACTAATCGAGATTCTGAAAGAGTTTCCGCAGCATCAATATTTTATCGCCACTCACTCACCGATGATTATAGCGGCGGCGAATCCTTCTACTATTGTGAAGCTGCGGTATGAGGAGGGGGAAAGCAAAGCCGAGGTGATGAATTTAGACGATATTAAGGAACAGCGTTCTCTATTAACTGACTTAGGCGTTAGATTATCCGATATTTTCGGGATGGATAATATTCTCTGGGTGGAAGGAGAAACGGAGGAAAACTGTTTTCCGATGATTCTAGAGAAATTAGCGACAACATCTTCTTTAAGAGAACTACAAATCCTCAGAGTTAGGAAGGTTGGAGATTTTCAGCATAAATCCACTAAAGCGACTGACAATATATTTTACATCTACGATCACCTGAGTAGTCGGATCAGTTTATTCCCGGATCAGATGCGGTTTTTATTTGATCGAGAGAATAAGTCAAATGCGGAAATTGCCAAGCTGGAAAGGGAACGTCCTAATTTGTTTTTTCTCCCTCGCTGTATGTATGAAAATTATCTGCTAAATCCACGAGCAATCACCAGCATTATCAATGATGAGTATGAAGGATGTAAAAATCTTACACCTGAAGAAGTTGAGGCGGCTAAAGTCTCTGAAGCGGATGTTGAACAAAAAATTGCTGATAATAAATCTAAGAAGCGTTACTTTGACTCTAAAGAGTTTCAGGACGAAAAGCTAAAGAATTCAGACTGGGTTGACCAGACTATTAATGCAGCTAAGCTGCTCAAGGATTTGTTTTCGGAGTTGTCGGAAAATCGAATAGAATTTCGCAAAACTCGACATTCGCTTAAGCTTACTGAATGGTTACTTGAACATGAACCTGAACAAATGATTGAACTGGCGGAGTTTTTGCAGAAAGTGATTGAAGGGAATAGGGTTCAGGATTAA
- the holA gene encoding DNA polymerase III subunit delta, with product MPIYLYWGDNDFALTQAINELRQSVLDPNWLSFNYDRIPPDQPDAVIQGLNQAMTPPFGMGGRFVWLVDTNVCQTCSENVLAELGRTLPAIPPESILLFTSHNRPDGRLKSTKLLQKHAKIREFPLIPPWKTEELVQQVKSYAQTTGVKLTPLAAELLADAVGNNTRQLTNELDKLRLYAGDETTSLDERAVSALVTTTTHNSLQLAGSILKGDTHKALGLIADLINNNEHPLRIVATLVGQFRTWLWVKLMMSEGEKDIKVIANAAEVGNPKRIYFLKKDVQHLSLDQLMATLRVLLELEVSLKRGADGLSTLQTQVIKLCQICH from the coding sequence ATGCCAATTTATCTTTATTGGGGAGACAATGACTTCGCCCTTACCCAAGCCATCAACGAACTACGCCAGTCTGTCCTCGACCCCAACTGGCTGAGTTTTAACTATGATAGAATTCCCCCAGACCAACCCGATGCCGTCATTCAGGGACTCAATCAAGCGATGACTCCCCCATTTGGGATGGGAGGGCGATTCGTCTGGCTCGTTGATACCAACGTTTGCCAAACCTGTTCCGAAAATGTTCTGGCTGAACTTGGACGCACTCTCCCCGCCATTCCACCAGAATCTATATTACTCTTCACCAGTCATAATCGCCCCGATGGACGGCTCAAATCCACCAAACTGCTGCAAAAACACGCCAAAATCCGAGAATTTCCGCTAATTCCCCCCTGGAAAACCGAGGAATTAGTCCAACAGGTTAAATCCTACGCCCAAACCACTGGTGTTAAACTCACTCCCCTAGCGGCTGAACTCCTGGCTGATGCAGTGGGGAACAATACCCGTCAACTTACCAACGAACTCGACAAATTACGCCTTTACGCAGGCGATGAGACAACTAGCTTAGATGAACGCGCTGTTTCTGCGTTAGTCACCACCACAACTCACAATAGCCTACAATTAGCCGGGAGTATCCTCAAAGGCGATACTCATAAAGCATTAGGATTGATTGCTGACTTAATCAACAACAACGAACACCCATTACGAATTGTCGCCACCCTTGTGGGACAATTTCGCACATGGTTATGGGTGAAGCTAATGATGAGTGAGGGAGAAAAGGATATAAAAGTTATTGCTAACGCCGCAGAAGTTGGTAACCCTAAGCGTATTTACTTCCTGAAGAAAGATGTACAACACCTCAGCCTGGATCAATTAATGGCAACGTTACGAGTTTTATTAGAGTTAGAGGTTAGCCTAAAACGAGGTGCTGATGGACTCTCCACTCTGCAAACTCAAGTGATAAAATTGTGTCAAATTTGTCATTAA
- a CDS encoding DUF4168 domain-containing protein, protein MPLLLESDSMPIQARSRTYRISWTSCVTALALILSGCASNSTPEASPTISPLPPETITEEEIRNYAKALLAIENSRQTAFSEIQQQINQDQIPNITCTQPDSLKELPSDVQGIAVNYCNKAKEIGESQGFNMAQFNAITNTAQLDPDLQRQIQNQLIRLKRSL, encoded by the coding sequence TTGCCGTTGCTACTTGAATCGGATTCCATGCCCATACAGGCGCGATCGCGAACCTATAGGATTTCCTGGACGAGTTGTGTAACCGCACTCGCCCTCATTCTCTCTGGATGTGCCTCTAACTCCACTCCAGAGGCAAGTCCCACTATTTCCCCGTTACCACCCGAAACTATCACCGAAGAGGAAATCAGGAATTACGCCAAGGCACTTCTGGCGATCGAAAATAGCCGTCAAACTGCCTTCAGCGAAATTCAGCAACAGATAAATCAAGACCAGATTCCTAATATTACCTGCACCCAACCCGATTCCCTCAAAGAACTCCCCTCTGATGTCCAAGGAATTGCCGTCAACTATTGCAATAAAGCCAAAGAAATTGGCGAAAGTCAGGGGTTCAACATGGCTCAATTTAACGCCATTACGAATACAGCTCAATTAGACCCCGATTTACAACGGCAAATTCAGAATCAACTGATTCGCCTGAAACGGTCACTTTAG
- the ureE gene encoding urease accessory protein UreE translates to MLTLTQRLNSATELSANFTLSLTAEERTRTRYRFETPEGQGLYLRLPRGTILNDGDLLQSETGEIVVQIAAKPEPVLTVTSPHPLSLLRAAYHLGNRHVPLEVTPHYLRLSPDSVLQAMLNQLGVDVKPEIAPFQPEIGAYHHHS, encoded by the coding sequence ATGCTGACGTTGACGCAACGCTTGAACTCAGCCACAGAACTCTCCGCTAATTTTACACTTTCCCTCACCGCCGAGGAACGCACCCGGACACGCTACCGCTTTGAAACCCCAGAGGGTCAGGGTTTGTATCTGCGTTTACCGAGAGGGACGATTCTCAACGATGGGGATTTACTCCAATCTGAGACAGGTGAGATAGTGGTGCAGATTGCGGCGAAACCCGAACCTGTTTTAACCGTTACGTCTCCCCATCCCCTGAGTTTACTGCGAGCCGCCTATCACCTTGGTAATCGCCACGTCCCCTTGGAAGTCACTCCCCACTATTTACGCTTGTCACCTGACTCCGTTTTACAGGCGATGCTGAATCAGTTAGGCGTAGATGTGAAGCCAGAAATCGCTCCCTTTCAACCCGAAATTGGGGCGTATCACCATCATAGTTGA
- a CDS encoding DUF1868 domain-containing protein, whose product MDDTYPTYINRVVRMTVLDSYHSQLPNIQESPKFEHLADGTTKAVNFPGYTVMTPPWEDESENQAFYGSLQELQTILEGEFKSSLMISLPPESFHLTLADLIWENNYRDAVQNNPEFDPQLQGRIRESFGQYQELYRSSYPIYWQFFGVIVMPRAIGVCLVPKDEESYQRVVEFRRCIYQNPGLIGLGVEQQYHFTAHITLGYFGEIPAQLERDRISSMLSDLNQQWLAKEDNLFLVKRAELRKFDNMTHFYRKSDFPVVEF is encoded by the coding sequence GTGGATGATACCTATCCAACTTATATTAATCGGGTGGTGAGGATGACTGTACTCGATAGTTATCACTCTCAGTTACCCAATATCCAGGAGTCACCGAAGTTTGAGCATCTGGCTGATGGCACAACCAAGGCGGTTAATTTTCCAGGATACACGGTGATGACGCCACCCTGGGAGGATGAGTCGGAGAATCAGGCGTTTTACGGGAGTTTGCAAGAGTTACAAACAATATTAGAAGGGGAATTTAAGTCGAGTTTAATGATATCGCTTCCGCCTGAGAGTTTTCACTTAACGCTGGCGGATTTAATTTGGGAGAATAATTATCGGGATGCGGTGCAGAATAATCCAGAGTTTGATCCGCAACTTCAGGGACGCATTCGAGAGAGTTTTGGACAATATCAGGAGTTGTATAGGAGTTCTTATCCTATATATTGGCAGTTTTTCGGCGTGATTGTTATGCCGCGTGCGATTGGGGTTTGTTTGGTGCCAAAAGATGAGGAGTCTTATCAACGAGTGGTTGAGTTCCGGCGTTGTATTTATCAAAATCCGGGGTTAATTGGTTTGGGGGTTGAGCAGCAGTACCATTTTACGGCACATATTACGTTAGGATACTTCGGGGAAATTCCAGCACAGCTTGAGCGCGATCGCATTAGTAGTATGTTATCGGATTTGAATCAGCAATGGTTAGCGAAGGAGGATAATTTATTTTTGGTTAAGCGGGCTGAGTTGCGGAAGTTTGATAATATGACTCATTTCTATCGCAAATCGGATTTTCCGGTTGTTGAGTTTTGA